The following proteins are encoded in a genomic region of Bombus pyrosoma isolate SC7728 linkage group LG1, ASM1482585v1, whole genome shotgun sequence:
- the LOC122567546 gene encoding hexosaminidase D-like, giving the protein MTRLGGRASLMITIMISFTLLIVIYHILDNEVKDITTNKLNPQFKIEEVYPLSDLTENPLSIARKKQIEAQIMGKLKSEGGKLFNDINYERLHAETVPLFKGHKIVHLDLKGAPPKASYYKYLLNLLKNLGATGILIEYEDMFPFEGAIQNISAGNCYTRKDIAKIQTIASKNKLIVIPLIQTFGHMEFVLKLDQYKDYREVSRYPQVLCPTYNKTLPLIYEMIDQIVEAHPDIKHLHIGADEVYQIGECSRCLDTMVKRQWGKKQLFLDHVSKVAKYIKNKYPDLVVLMWDDEFREISSDEIIDRGLHLLVEPVIWKYTTDPGASLTDQLWKNYASVWKDVWLATAFKGATAPDRYYTDIGYHMENHQRWLEIINKYSNEIKFKGAILTGWQRYDHFSVLCELLPSAIPSLAVNLAILQAPDLCRFPIEVPTSVLQALECEGIISLSIPEPQYGWTRCSYHGVSIYAAILRLYSLTQAVSKMEEDNTFKGWLKPYNLKYSFSNPSHVERAVAELDKHKTEIKYIEKEIRTAMEYIYDNYTIQEWIETYIAPLNEKFTQLWEAKEKILEKNVWPRRPLTKPIL; this is encoded by the coding sequence ATGACACGACTAGGAGGCAGAGCCTCTTTAATGATCACCATAATGATCAGTTTTACTCTGTTGATTgttatttatcatattctcGATAATGAGGTCAAGGACATCACGACCAATAAATTAAATCCGCAGTTTAAGATCGAAGAGGTTTATCCACTGAGTGATCTGACCGAGAATCCTCTTAGCATTGCCagaaaaaaacaaatagaGGCTCAAATAAtgggaaaattgaaaagtgaaGGAGGAAAGTTAttcaacgatattaattatgaaagatTGCACGCAGAAACAGTTCCCCTGTTTAAGGGACATAAAATCGTGCATTTAGATTTAAAAGGAGCTCCTCCAAAGGCAAGTTATTACAAGTACCTGCTAAATTTGCTCAAAAATTTAGGTGCCACTGGTATACTTATAGAATACGAAGACATGTTTCCTTTTGAAGGAGCGATACAAAATATCAGTGCAGGAAATTGCTATACTAGGAAGGACATTGCAAAAATTCAAACGATAGCCAGTAAGAATAAGCTTATAGTCATACCATTGATTCAAACTTTCGGTCATATGGAATTTGTTCTCAAGTTAGATCAATATAAAGACTATAGAGAGGTTTCGAGGTACCCGCAAGTTTTATGCCCTACTTACAACAAAACTCTACCATTGATATACGAAATGATAGACCAAATAGTAGAAGCACATCCTGATATAAAGCATTTGCATATTGGAGCTGATGAAGTTTATCAGATAGGAGAATGTTCTAGATGCCTAGATACAATGGTTAAAAGACAGTGGGGcaagaaacaattatttctgGATCATGTTTCAAAAGtggcaaaatatataaaaaataagtatcCAGATCTTGTTGTTCTTATGTGGGACGACGAATTTAGAGAAATATCATCCGATGAAATAATAGACAGAGGCTTGCATTTATTGGTAGAGCCTGTTATTTGGAAATATACCACCGATCCTGGAGCATCATTGACAGATCAATTGTGGAAGAACTATGCGTCGGTTTGGAAAGATGTCTGGCTCGCTACAGCTTTCAAAGGTGCTACTGCTCCAGATAGATATTATACCGATATTGGTTATCATATGGAAAATCATCAGCGTTGGTTGGAgattatcaataaatattctaacgaaattaaatttaaggGTGCGATATTAACAGGGTGGCAAAGGTACGATCACTTTAGCGTACTGTGCGAACTTCTGCCATCTGCTATACCCTCGCTTGCTGTAAATTTAGCGATCCTGCAAGCTCCAGACTTATGTAGATTTCCGATAGAAGTACCTACTTCAGTATTACAAGCGCTAGAGTGCGAGGGCATCATTTCTCTAAGTATTCCAGAACCTCAATACGGTTGGACCAGATGTAGTTATCACGGTGTATCTATTTATGCTGCTATATTGCGGCTGTATTCTTTGACTCAAGCAGTTAGTAAAATGGAAGAGGATAACACATTTAAGGGATGGTTGAAACcgtacaatttaaaatattctttttcaaatcCTAGTCACGTAGAAAGAGCGGTTGCAGAACTGGATAAACACAAGACGGAGATAAAgtatattgaaaaagaaattagaacaGCTATGGAATACATATATGACAATTATACTATACAAGAATGGATAGAAACGTATATCGCTCCTTTGAACGAGAAATTCACTCAACTATGGGAGGctaaagaaaagattttagaAAAGAACGTATGGCCAAGAAGACCACTAACAAAACCTATCTTATag
- the LOC122567631 gene encoding ras-related protein Rab-28-like, translating into MSDVEEDLLVKKLKIVLVGDSGSGKTSIAQKFCNNEFTRQYTPTSGIDFFLKNVSVGFYKNVNLHLWDVGGLALHGNMLDKYVFGAHIILLVYDVTNSFSFEVLEEWIDKIRKLSDNYEETPLMAVVGNKCDMEHQRTVKKDRTHKFAADNGFPSHDVSARTGEAVSLCIVTLAAQILGVRLTKTDQDYHKPIIIAEIGDTVDMSTIHKVVKRIPTKKQTQIPFHPHLPGSKSSVCLLQ; encoded by the exons ATGTCTGACGTCGAGGAGGACCTACTGGTAAAGAAGCTGAAGATCGTGCTGGTCGGTGATTCTGGATCCGGCAAA ACGAGCATCGCTcagaaattttgcaataacGAGTTCACGAGACAGTACACGCCAACGTCTGGAATCGACTTCTTCCTGAAGAACGTCAGCGTTGgtttttataaaaacgttAATCTACACTTATGGGACGTCGGTGGTCTTGCGTTACACGGGAACATGCTGGACAAATACGTCTTCGGTGCTCAT ataatCCTTTTAGTCTACGACGTCACTAATAGCTTCAGTTTCGAAGTTCTGGAAGAATGGATagataaaatcagaaaattgaGCGATAACTACGAGGAAACACCACTGATGGCCGTAGTTGGTAACAAATGCGACATGGAACATCAGAGGACGGTGAAAAAGGATCGAACACACAAATTCGCCGCAGACAATGGATTTCCGTCTCACGATGTTTCCGCTAGAACCGGTGAAGcg GTCTCTTTGTGTATAGTGACCTTAGCTGCGCAAATTTTGGGTGTTCGATTAACGAAAACAGATCAGGACTATCACAAGCCAATAATAATTGCAGAAATAGGCGACACAGTGGACATGAGCACCATTCACAAGGTCGTGAAAAGGATCCCCACGAAAAAGCAAACTCAAATACCATTTCATCCCCATTTACCTGGTTCAAAGTCGTCAGTTTGCCTGCTACAGTGA
- the LOC122567551 gene encoding F-box/LRR-repeat protein fbxl-1 isoform X1 gives MDARRMSNWNVLSVEAALQQLNNFDDDKKEVIKRSNTTIEKLPDKVLLNVFSYLSHREICRVARVCKRWRQIAYDTRLWKHVSLRPEISGLHVNSLDNLLHLISTRFGASLRYIELPIELITHTVLHELANKCPNLTHMLLDFSTAMQLHDFSEMQAFPTKLKYMCICLSEVIFMEGFMRKIYNFINGLEILHLIGTYEKVEEEEEEIYEVINVHKLKSATPNLRVINLYGINFVDDSHIDAFSSNCIQLECLAVNFCAKVTGSTMKTLFQRSRRLKCLLMQGTNLQSEYVMQVEWEKSSIQELDVTATDLSTECLIDMLTRIPGLRFLSAGQLNGFNDSVLKAWAELGNPRNLIALDLDSSDNLTDDGLHKFLSRYGHQLWGLALFGMPHITDQLWQSVLPILTNAKILVMGTQERLGVNIHVDQLMDGIANNCPNLERLELRWDPENLRFSDKSQKAIDILRVKCIKLRCLSLSDGRYYEIVKANFERADRLTVVRTTTCCRVSNYYLLANYKDLIFN, from the exons ATGGATGCACGAAGAATGTCTAACTGGAACGTACTGAGCGTAGAAGCTGCACTTCAACAGCTCAACAACTTTGACGACGATAAGAAGGAGGTTATAAAACGATCGAATACG acGATAGAGAAGCTACCAGACAAGGTATTGCTAAACGTCTTCAGTTATCTGTCTCATCGCGAAATATGCAGGGTAGCACGTGTGTGCAAAAGATGGCGGCAAATCGCGTACGACACGCGATTATGGAAACACGTATCTCTGCGACCGGAGATCAGCGGATTGCACGTGAATTCTTTGGACAATCTGCTGCACTTGATCAG CACGCGTTTTGGAGCTTCGCTGAGGTACATCGAATTGCCGATCGAATTGATCACCCACACGGTTCTTCACGAATTGGCGAATAAATGTCCAAATTTGACTCACATGCTTCTCGACTTCTCCACTGCCATGCAGCTGCACGATTTTTCGGAGATGCAAGCCTTCCCGACTAAACTCAAGTACATGTGCATCTGCCTGTCGGAGGTAATCTTCATGGAGGGCTTTAtgagaaaaatttacaattttatcaacgGCTTGGAGATCCTTCACCTTATAG GAACGTACGAgaaggtggaggaggaggaggaggaaatcTACGAAGTGATAAATGTGCACAAATTGAAATCAGCGACCCCCAATTTgcgagtaattaatttatatgggATCAATTTTGTAGACGATTCACATATCGACGCATTTTCTTCCAACTGCATCCAGCTCGAATGTTTGGCCGTGAATTTCTGTGCCAAGGTCACTGGCTCAACCATGAAGACTCTGTTTCAAAGGAGCAGGAGATTAAAGTGTCTCCTCATGCAGGGAACAA ATCTCCAGAGCGAATACGTGATGCAGGTAGAATGGGAAAAGTCGAGCATCCAGGAGTTGGACGTTACCGCTACAGATCTGTCAACGGAATGTCTGATCGACATGTTGACCAGAATTCCAGGCCTTCGTTTCCTGAGCGCTGGTCAGCTGAACGGCTTCAACGATAGCGTGTTAAAAGCCTGGGCTGAACTCGGCAATCCTCGGAACCTGATCGCTCTAGATCTGGATAGTTCCGATAACCTGACCGACGATGGTCTGCATAAATTCTTGTCGAGATACGGTCATCAACTCTGGGGGCTCGCCTTATTCGGCATGCCTCATATCACCGATCAACTATGGCAGAGTGTATTACCCATATTGACCAATGCCaa aattcttgTAATGGGAACACAGGAGAGGTTAGGCGTGAATATTCACGTGGATCAGTTGATGGACGGAATTGCTAACAATTGTCCAAATTTGGAGCGGTTGGAACTCCGCTGGGACCCAGAGAATCTCCGATTCTCCGACAAAAGTCAGAAGGCTATAGACATACTACGTGTAAAATGCATTAAATTACGGTGCTTAAGCTTGAG CGATGGAAGATACTATGAAATAGTAAAGGCCAATTTTGAACGCGCCGACAGACTGACGGTCGTTCGTACGACAACGTGCTGCCGCGTGTCTAATTACTACCTCTTAGCAAATTATAAggatttgatttttaattaa
- the LOC122567551 gene encoding F-box/LRR-repeat protein fbxl-1 isoform X3: MSTWHQLDVEFATNAISRDDVGRSIYRKRIASSVTIEKLPDKVLLNVFSYLSHREICRVARVCKRWRQIAYDTRLWKHVSLRPEISGLHVNSLDNLLHLISTRFGASLRYIELPIELITHTVLHELANKCPNLTHMLLDFSTAMQLHDFSEMQAFPTKLKYMCICLSEVIFMEGFMRKIYNFINGLEILHLIGTYEKVEEEEEEIYEVINVHKLKSATPNLRVINLYGINFVDDSHIDAFSSNCIQLECLAVNFCAKVTGSTMKTLFQRSRRLKCLLMQGTNLQSEYVMQVEWEKSSIQELDVTATDLSTECLIDMLTRIPGLRFLSAGQLNGFNDSVLKAWAELGNPRNLIALDLDSSDNLTDDGLHKFLSRYGHQLWGLALFGMPHITDQLWQSVLPILTNAKILVMGTQERLGVNIHVDQLMDGIANNCPNLERLELRWDPENLRFSDKSQKAIDILRVKCIKLRCLSLSDGRYYEIVKANFERADRLTVVRTTTCCRVSNYYLLANYKDLIFN; encoded by the exons ATGAGCACCTGGCATCAGCTGGACGTGGAATTCGCCACGAATGCTATATCTAGAGACGACGTCGGTCGTAGCATTTATCGGAAAAGAATCGCGTCGAGCGTG acGATAGAGAAGCTACCAGACAAGGTATTGCTAAACGTCTTCAGTTATCTGTCTCATCGCGAAATATGCAGGGTAGCACGTGTGTGCAAAAGATGGCGGCAAATCGCGTACGACACGCGATTATGGAAACACGTATCTCTGCGACCGGAGATCAGCGGATTGCACGTGAATTCTTTGGACAATCTGCTGCACTTGATCAG CACGCGTTTTGGAGCTTCGCTGAGGTACATCGAATTGCCGATCGAATTGATCACCCACACGGTTCTTCACGAATTGGCGAATAAATGTCCAAATTTGACTCACATGCTTCTCGACTTCTCCACTGCCATGCAGCTGCACGATTTTTCGGAGATGCAAGCCTTCCCGACTAAACTCAAGTACATGTGCATCTGCCTGTCGGAGGTAATCTTCATGGAGGGCTTTAtgagaaaaatttacaattttatcaacgGCTTGGAGATCCTTCACCTTATAG GAACGTACGAgaaggtggaggaggaggaggaggaaatcTACGAAGTGATAAATGTGCACAAATTGAAATCAGCGACCCCCAATTTgcgagtaattaatttatatgggATCAATTTTGTAGACGATTCACATATCGACGCATTTTCTTCCAACTGCATCCAGCTCGAATGTTTGGCCGTGAATTTCTGTGCCAAGGTCACTGGCTCAACCATGAAGACTCTGTTTCAAAGGAGCAGGAGATTAAAGTGTCTCCTCATGCAGGGAACAA ATCTCCAGAGCGAATACGTGATGCAGGTAGAATGGGAAAAGTCGAGCATCCAGGAGTTGGACGTTACCGCTACAGATCTGTCAACGGAATGTCTGATCGACATGTTGACCAGAATTCCAGGCCTTCGTTTCCTGAGCGCTGGTCAGCTGAACGGCTTCAACGATAGCGTGTTAAAAGCCTGGGCTGAACTCGGCAATCCTCGGAACCTGATCGCTCTAGATCTGGATAGTTCCGATAACCTGACCGACGATGGTCTGCATAAATTCTTGTCGAGATACGGTCATCAACTCTGGGGGCTCGCCTTATTCGGCATGCCTCATATCACCGATCAACTATGGCAGAGTGTATTACCCATATTGACCAATGCCaa aattcttgTAATGGGAACACAGGAGAGGTTAGGCGTGAATATTCACGTGGATCAGTTGATGGACGGAATTGCTAACAATTGTCCAAATTTGGAGCGGTTGGAACTCCGCTGGGACCCAGAGAATCTCCGATTCTCCGACAAAAGTCAGAAGGCTATAGACATACTACGTGTAAAATGCATTAAATTACGGTGCTTAAGCTTGAG CGATGGAAGATACTATGAAATAGTAAAGGCCAATTTTGAACGCGCCGACAGACTGACGGTCGTTCGTACGACAACGTGCTGCCGCGTGTCTAATTACTACCTCTTAGCAAATTATAAggatttgatttttaattaa
- the LOC122567551 gene encoding F-box/LRR-repeat protein fbxl-1 isoform X2, with amino-acid sequence MDLGGVDVWGQIAVETSQMFVSEGGVVKSRFAGTTIEKLPDKVLLNVFSYLSHREICRVARVCKRWRQIAYDTRLWKHVSLRPEISGLHVNSLDNLLHLISTRFGASLRYIELPIELITHTVLHELANKCPNLTHMLLDFSTAMQLHDFSEMQAFPTKLKYMCICLSEVIFMEGFMRKIYNFINGLEILHLIGTYEKVEEEEEEIYEVINVHKLKSATPNLRVINLYGINFVDDSHIDAFSSNCIQLECLAVNFCAKVTGSTMKTLFQRSRRLKCLLMQGTNLQSEYVMQVEWEKSSIQELDVTATDLSTECLIDMLTRIPGLRFLSAGQLNGFNDSVLKAWAELGNPRNLIALDLDSSDNLTDDGLHKFLSRYGHQLWGLALFGMPHITDQLWQSVLPILTNAKILVMGTQERLGVNIHVDQLMDGIANNCPNLERLELRWDPENLRFSDKSQKAIDILRVKCIKLRCLSLSDGRYYEIVKANFERADRLTVVRTTTCCRVSNYYLLANYKDLIFN; translated from the exons ATGGATCTCGGGGGTGTCGATGTCTGGGGTCAGATCGCCGTGGAAACGTCTCAGATGTTCGTTTCCGAGGGCGGCGTGGTTAAAAGTCGCTTCGCTGGGACA acGATAGAGAAGCTACCAGACAAGGTATTGCTAAACGTCTTCAGTTATCTGTCTCATCGCGAAATATGCAGGGTAGCACGTGTGTGCAAAAGATGGCGGCAAATCGCGTACGACACGCGATTATGGAAACACGTATCTCTGCGACCGGAGATCAGCGGATTGCACGTGAATTCTTTGGACAATCTGCTGCACTTGATCAG CACGCGTTTTGGAGCTTCGCTGAGGTACATCGAATTGCCGATCGAATTGATCACCCACACGGTTCTTCACGAATTGGCGAATAAATGTCCAAATTTGACTCACATGCTTCTCGACTTCTCCACTGCCATGCAGCTGCACGATTTTTCGGAGATGCAAGCCTTCCCGACTAAACTCAAGTACATGTGCATCTGCCTGTCGGAGGTAATCTTCATGGAGGGCTTTAtgagaaaaatttacaattttatcaacgGCTTGGAGATCCTTCACCTTATAG GAACGTACGAgaaggtggaggaggaggaggaggaaatcTACGAAGTGATAAATGTGCACAAATTGAAATCAGCGACCCCCAATTTgcgagtaattaatttatatgggATCAATTTTGTAGACGATTCACATATCGACGCATTTTCTTCCAACTGCATCCAGCTCGAATGTTTGGCCGTGAATTTCTGTGCCAAGGTCACTGGCTCAACCATGAAGACTCTGTTTCAAAGGAGCAGGAGATTAAAGTGTCTCCTCATGCAGGGAACAA ATCTCCAGAGCGAATACGTGATGCAGGTAGAATGGGAAAAGTCGAGCATCCAGGAGTTGGACGTTACCGCTACAGATCTGTCAACGGAATGTCTGATCGACATGTTGACCAGAATTCCAGGCCTTCGTTTCCTGAGCGCTGGTCAGCTGAACGGCTTCAACGATAGCGTGTTAAAAGCCTGGGCTGAACTCGGCAATCCTCGGAACCTGATCGCTCTAGATCTGGATAGTTCCGATAACCTGACCGACGATGGTCTGCATAAATTCTTGTCGAGATACGGTCATCAACTCTGGGGGCTCGCCTTATTCGGCATGCCTCATATCACCGATCAACTATGGCAGAGTGTATTACCCATATTGACCAATGCCaa aattcttgTAATGGGAACACAGGAGAGGTTAGGCGTGAATATTCACGTGGATCAGTTGATGGACGGAATTGCTAACAATTGTCCAAATTTGGAGCGGTTGGAACTCCGCTGGGACCCAGAGAATCTCCGATTCTCCGACAAAAGTCAGAAGGCTATAGACATACTACGTGTAAAATGCATTAAATTACGGTGCTTAAGCTTGAG CGATGGAAGATACTATGAAATAGTAAAGGCCAATTTTGAACGCGCCGACAGACTGACGGTCGTTCGTACGACAACGTGCTGCCGCGTGTCTAATTACTACCTCTTAGCAAATTATAAggatttgatttttaattaa